ATCTATTGAAAATTATTAACAACTTTagcaaaatttaaaaacaagtCGAGATGGATAAAtcccaaatttaaaaaattaacatctcATTCCTTCACATCCTTACAAAGTAAGTTCCTTAATCTAAATAAAAAGCATTGtgcataataaaatatattttcatattgGTGTGTTGTCCCTTGTGCAAGCTGCAACTTTTGAAACTTTTAACTATGTCATTgaggagataaaaaaaattataattaataaatacacaatatataaaattatagattatgtATCTATTATTTAAGCTACCTCATGAGCTCGAATTAGCTCATGAATTTTCGGTGTGCcaaatttaaacttaaaaataGGCTCAATTATTAATGAGTTAAGCCGTAAACTGAACTTAATTTTTGTAAGTCGTGTGTGAGTTTAATCTAGTTTAACTCATTTTCAGTCTTACTTAAAGGTATATGttaagataataaattaaatttagaaaaataaagaatttcagtttttaatgaatttatgttttaaataaaaaatatttaaaatattctatCAATAACATGATTGTGAAAATTGGACTGAACATGCTATTAGACCGGTCCAATCATGAACGGGCAACATTAAGAATCCGGTCAGGCATGTAAAACTGATGATCAGAAAATTGTTGAAGAACCGCTAAATCGGCATCCGGTCGGACCGAACCGAGACCCGGCCGGTTTACCCAAAAGCGAAGCTACTCATTCGTTTCTTTCCCCCTTTCACCCTTCCCTTCTTTCATAatcacaaaaatgaaaaatcacaaaaactaaGCCTACACCACCGCCGCAAGGAGTGGCATATTGCCGCCGTCCATTAAGTTCGCCGTCCGTCCGTCTATCTAGCTTCCGTGGTGCTCCAAGCCTTCAACCCCTGTTCGCTGTCATCGATTGCAGCTGCTTCCTTGAGCTCGGCGTCCGTCGTCTTTGTCTGCTCACCCGCGCTTCCGCCGCCGTTTCTTCGCCGTTCACGTTCGTCTCTTCGTTCAGCCGCCGTATTCCTTCGGTTTCTTCGCCGTTCACGTTCGCTCGGCGTTCACCGTTCGCGTTCACTCGCCGTTCACCGTTCGAGTTCGCATTCGCGTTCGTCTGGAAACCTCGTTGCTCTGCGACCAACCCGCGCGCTCCACCTAGCCGTCGAACTGCTCTCTTTTGTCGCCGCCGTGAGTTCCCTAAACCCGCCACCAATACTCTGCTTCAAACTCTGCAACTTCTGATTTCTATTACAATAAGTAACTATTTGATTTGGTagtggtttggatttttttcatAGATTATACAATTGTTATGTTCTCTTCTCTATCCTTTGAGTTCTCTTATTTCGTTTTAATTTTACCGCACTCAACATGTTTGATAGAATGCTTTAACCATATTTCTGGTTGGTTTTATAATTTCTAGCTTTTAGAAACTTAGTAAGTTGATTGCATGTGAAATTAAGAATAATTGGATCTTAGTAATTAGGAAATTTTAGCTGCACAAATAGCGTCTTTGCAGAAAACATATTAGCATGATGATTCCACTTGCATTAGTGTTAGATTTTAACTGTTATTGTGAACTTGTTAATTTGCTCATTGTTCTTGTGTTGTTGTTctgttatctttaattttttttcctttttgttgtgATTTTCTGTTCTTGGTTTAAGCTGTGATTGAAGGTTCTTTGGTTTGGGTATTCTTCACTTACCTGGAAGCTTAGCTTTTATTCTTTGAGCATACACGTATCAAATTATTGTTTTCAGCAATGGTGATTTTTAGATCTTTTCTTGGTTGCTTCGTTTTAAATGTTCCTATTGGTGTTGTTGTGTTTTGCTGTGATTTAAATGAAagattcttccttcttttttcgAATGCCCAGTCAGTGCTTGGTTGATTGGTTTTGCTCACTGACTGtatttaatgataaattttaaattgataactcTATTACTGCTTTACTGTCTGTTTCtgtagttaaattttattaaagtttctTGAATTTGCACTGCCTATGTTACTGATTCACTGTTCCttcattgcttttttttttgttgttaatcATTGTGATGAGCTTTGTTAACttaaaattgggttgaaaactgttaatcttcttcattttcactgTTCTAACTTCtgttcttattaaaaaatttgcaatttgtgatcttttgatttattatatgcTTCATGTTTTCATTGTTCTGTTcttatgaagaaaaaatttgCAATTAGTGATTGTatgattcatgttttgattgttctgttatataaaaaagattctgttttcattgTTTTGTTCATTGTTTGGTTGCACTGTCCCTGCTCTCGATCTCCGCCGACTCGCTGCCCCTCCTCCCTGTTGGATTCTTTTTGTTTCAGGCTCTGTTGTGTGTTTGTTGTGCAGCACtatcattttttgttttactttttgaCTCAGCTACATTAAGACAATGTTCTCTATTTTTAACTTGTGCATTGTAATTCAGTCCAGCTATTTTTAATGGAAGtataattatgttaattgtCAACAAATTTGCAGCAAGTTTTTGCatattttgatgattaattaCATGTAGTTGGTGATATTTTATATAGggttttaaatttgaaagatattttaggatgtttatttataatttatttattattttattctggAACAGTTTTTTCGGTTAAACTACGGTTAGACCGGTTAGACTAGTGAACCAGTGACTAGTGCGGTTTGATGACTGTCCGGTTTTCATTGGTCTCCACCAAACCCAACCTTCACTCACGGCAACAACTTCACCTGCAGAGCAGGACAGCGTTCATGCTTTAACTACTACCTCTCTCTTGCCGCCTCTGCTGTTGAAAATAACTTAGAATGAGCCATAAATTGCAGGTTATGAATATGTAACCAGGAAAAGGAGTTGCCAATTGCAGGCATGTCCCGTTCCACACACATCCTCCATCACTCCCACCCCTTCTTCACCTCTGCCGCAACCTCTGCCGCCATCACTGCTGCCGCCTCTCCTGCACCCACCACCCTCACGTCCTTCACCGTCACGCCCCCAGTGCACCCCTGGCCCCGCCGCCTCACTCCTAAAACCCTTGCCTCCCTTATTTCCCGCCAACACGACCCAAATCTCTCCCTCCAAATCTTCCACTACGCCCTAACCCACCACCCCAATAGCAACAACAACCACCTCGCCCACCACCCTATTCCCTTCAACGCCATCATTCTCAAGCTCTCCCGTGCCCGCCACTTCCCCCAAATCGATGCCATCCTCTGTGATTCCCATATCACTGACGAACAACCGCTTATAACGCTTATTCGCGGGTACGGCCTTGCTGGCCGCCCAAAATTGGCACTCAGGACCTTCACGAGGATCGAATCTTTTGGGATTCAACCCTCCACGAAGGCCCTGAACGCCACGCTTAATGCCCTGGTTCAGTGCAAGCGCTATGATTTAGCACATTTTGTTTTTAAGAATTCTATGGCCAAATTTAGGGTTGTGCCCAATGTGGTTAGTTGCAATATTTTGCTGAAGGCTCTTTGTAAAGGGAACAATGTAGATGCAGCGGTTAGGGTTTTGGATGAGATGCCTGCAATAGGTGTGGTGCCCAATGTAGTTAGTTACACTACTGTTTTAGGTGGGTATGCTTTGAGGGGTGACATGAGGGGTGCAAAGAGGGTTTTTATGGAGATTTTGGGGAAAGGGTGGATACCTGATGCAACTACTTACACTGTCTTGGTGAGTGGGTTTTGTAGGCAAGGGATGTTTGTTGATGCAATTAAGGTGATGGATGAGATGGAGGAGAATGGGCTTGAGCCTAATGAGGTTACTTATAGTGTTATGATTGAGGCGTATTGTAAGGGGAAGAAGTCCGGGGAGGCACTTAATGTGCTCGACGATATGCTTGGGAAGAATCATGTGCCGAGTTCGGCGCTGTGTTGTAGGGTTGTTGATATGTTGTGCGAGGAAGGGAATGTTGAGAACGCTTGTGAGGTTTGGAGGAAGCTCTTGAGGATGAATTGCAGCCGCGATGATGCTGTCACGGGTACTCTTGTTCACTGGCTGTGTAAGAAGGGGAAGGTGATTGAGGCAAGGAAGGCGCTTGATGAATTTGGGGGTGGTGCGGTTCCAAGTCTATTGACATATAACACATTGATTGCCGGAATGTGCGAGAGAGGGGAGCTCTGTGAGGCTGCTAGGTTGTGGGATGATATGGTGGAGAAGGGTCGCGTACCTAATGCATTTACTTATAATATGTTGATTAAAGGATTTTGTAAGGTTGGTAACGTGAAGGAGGGAATAAGGATTCTAGAGGAGATGTTTGAAAGTGGATGTTTGCCTGACAAATCAACATACACGATATTGATTGATGGGCTTTCTTGTGCAAGAGGGATGATGGAAGAAATTAACAAGGTTGTTGCATTGGCCGTATCCGCTGGAGCTGATGATGACATGTGGGATATCTTCCTGAAATCTgttgcaaataatttaaatttgaatgcaGCTGAATTTGATAGGATATTGTTGGAGAGTGTCTCATGAGGTGCAGTGAAAAGCATGTTAAAGAAATTGTTGTTTAACCATGTCAGTGTAAACACATCAAGGTGCACTTTTTCCCTTGGATCTTTCAACCGCAAACAGTTTATCCATTGTGAAGGTATGCTTCTACATTGTATACTATCCAGTTAGTGAACTTGGAAATTTTAACCAATTGACAGGGGACCATTTCTTGGTGTATTTTGTGTATAATCGGATTTGGTTCCGTCACAGCAGCAGATTCATCTTGTTCTGCAAATTTATAGAAGGTTGGTTATCAAAATATGGTGAAGTTAGTGAGCAAGTAGCCAACATGGTTTGGTATTATAGTTTAGGTAGCTGCTTCTCAGTGTTTCTAAATATGGCATGAGCATCTTCATTAAATTGTTGGCCTTATAAGGGGTTTCTTTTTGAGTGTCGAAGACCGAGAATTCCtggaacaaaagaaaatgattCTTAATACACTTGGATGGCATGGACAAGGTATTCTTTCAGTTCTTCCACTTGGTGCTATAATGTGTTACCTATATTTTGCTGTGAGGTTGCAACTTGCAGGGTTGTTTGGAGAAATTTGTTAGGATCATTTGTAAGTATTGGGATGTCCTTCTAGATCCCTATGTTGAATTTCATTCTCGTAATTTATTTGGGAGATTTTAGGAGATGAAAGGAGCATAAGGTGCTATGAAGCTATGCCTCTTTGCCATAATGAAGGTGCATTTGATTGGTTTTCTATGCTTATTTACAGAATTTTGCACTTGGTTCATAAAAAAAGTTTTCTGATCATATTATTAGAGTGGTTGAGCTGTTCTTAGCTTTCggctaatttttattttttgggacATTTGGGCTTCtgtattttaaaaagttttctccctttttttgtTGTAATCCTTCAACTAAAACACTCTTCTTCTTGCTTAATCTGTATATTACAATTTCTTTTTTAccataaaataagaaagagacaGGAGAAGTATTAGTAATGTGAAACTTTAGTGAAGACATTCTATTGTTTGGTTCTATTTCTATGAATCTGTACCATGTGTATAACTGTATTCGCAATTCTGCATGCTTCACTTTTACTTGTCACAATTCATGTGCATCATAGAGGATCGTTAATAatgcttatatatatacacacgcGACAAATGATGGAGATAGACGAtttaaataagagaaaatgactgaaaatgtgaaaataaGATCAGGTATAATTTGATCATTttgatcaaatttaaaatctttatcttatttgagTAGAAATATGGTATGATTTTCTAATCACATCATTGCAATTTTcacctctcttctttcttttgggTCTGGACCTCTCTTCTGGGTCAAGGTCTATTGGTAACATTTTTTGCCAAAGCCTAGGTGCACTCTTATATGGGCAGATGGGTTTCTCTTACACATTTCCACGGTCCACTACTTGTTGCGCAAACTACATGTGTTCATGTTTCCCATTGCTACATGTGCTTCTCATACACTCTTCCATTGTGAATTATGCTTCCTATTCCATAATTTTCGTAAGAGTAATTACCTAAATCAGCCCTAAAAGTTTTGAAATCAAACATTTTAGATTTTTAGTcgcttaaattttaaaatacacaaaacagTTTTCAATATTTACTTCCGTTAAACAATATAATCTCCCTTTGTTAGTCACTAACGGTGACGGCTAGGACTGGAAGTGAGTCAAGCTAGTTCATGAGCTAGCTCAAATTCGACTCATTAATAGCTTGATAAGTTGAACTTGTGAGCTGATGAGTCGAGTTTAAACTTGGAATTtagctcataaattaaatgaaccGAGGTTGAACTTGGATAAGCTCAGCTCATTAACTCGTGAGCTGATTcgattttatatgtatatatgatctttaattatttaaaattttatatttatttttttatatattttgatgtaggatataaataaaaaatttataatttattgatagatagacaatatataaaattgatatttttaaatatttttaaaatatatgttataatttattgatataaaattatagattatgttCCTATTATTTGAACCAGCTCATGAGCTCGAGCCATCTCGTGAGATTTTGGTGAGCCGAGTTTGAGTTTAAAAAATAGGCTCGATTGTTAATGAGTCGAACTGTAAGGCAAGCTCAATTTTCATGAGTCGAGTTTAAACTTGGTCTAGCTTAGCTCACGTCTAGGGGTGGCAAGCGGGGAAGTCCGCCCTGCCCCGTCCTGCCTAGTGAGGCAGTCCTAAAATCCCACCCCGCGTTGCCTAACTGCAGGCTGGCGGGCTAAACTCGCCAAATCtcctatttttttaactattaactattaaataatatatataatcattttaataaatttataatttttaaaagtataaaaagatgataatttttatattcacaaacattaaagtctttgtaattataaatatctaataaacataattataaaccaagttttcatccaaaacataattataaatattgtctccaaagcaaaataaacataattcaaaacataattataaatattctcgtcaaaacaaaatgaacataatccaaaacacttaattttcatatttattctctTGTAAGTTGCGTGTGAGAAAGTTggattttggcccaaaaattGTAAAACTACACCCTTGCCAAAAAACACTAAATCCAGAGGCAAAGTCCGTCCCGCCCGCCCCGTCAAGCCCGCACTTTAAGTGGTGCAGATTAGGTGAGCTTTTGCTATTTGACTGTCCCAATTTTTCATCACGACCCGCTTTTTTGGCGGGTTATGTGAGCCGACCCGGCGGGTTATGTGAGCCGATCCAGCGGATTTAGACCCGTTTGTCACCCCTACTCACGTCTAGCCCTACTGACAGCTGATGTGGAATGTTAACTCGCACACGTGACTGTTAAGTGTTTACATATGCATTCTGGACAAATCAGTCCCAATAGTAAAGTACAAAACAgtctcaaaaaattaaaaaaaacctcaaaataattcctaaaaattttcaaaaattccgaAATAGTCtctttgaatatttttaatctttGTCAAAAGTCATCGccttataatatttttgttaatgaaaaataaaatattattaaaaatatacaataaataaagagtacaaaaattaataaaatatatactaaaatataattttatttattaacactAAAATGTCATAAGAAATGACATTATTTAATCATTAACATATGATACCTATATTGAAGTGTCGTAGAAaccataataataacaactaaatTTAAGAGGCTATTAAATTATGAAGGTCATTATTTATATACCTAACCGCCTAAGATATTGACACTAAATAAACTTCGAAAAATATTCCtatgtgaaaaaaatatattttttttagcatAATTGCTAACTGTGGTAGCACTAACAGCTTTAACACCAAGCATATTTTGTACAACATTACAACAACTAAATTCTAAAACTTTTTAAAGAATATGAACAGAATACTTAGGATTTGTTAAgacattttttctttcaagtaTTGCAAAGTACGAGGAGTTTCACATTGAAATTTTGTAAATCATTTACATTCATCTTGTAGTTGATCAACACTTACAAATTTGACTTTATATATGAATTGGTTCATATTGCATGCAAGTTCCAAAATGTTGCATTCATAAGCATTTGTACAAATACTTTTAATTGtttatatgtaaaattttatgttaaatgAAAGTTCTCCTAtctctttaaataataatattcattctcttctttatcATTAAAAAATGATCATAGAATATGACACTTATAAATTACATTAAATTAATATCTTGCAtggtcaaaaataaatattggtttatttattttaaaaataattttttttgaaaaaatatgccttttcaaaattaatttataatttattttgaaaatacatagaaaaattttatatataaataattaaatttgagatAAATAAATCGAAAatgttagaaattaaaatttattaatttataaataattatatataaataattcaaaagtactattttgaaattttttaaaatttttaggactgttttgatttttttaaaattctttgaaGACTATTTTGTACTTcaatttagaaatttatttgttcAAAATACATACATAGATATTTAACGGTCATATATGTAAGTTAACGTTTCACATCAATAGTTACCATTAATGACTAACGGAAAGAGACTGTATTGTTTGACAAAAATAAACGTTAagaattattttatgtattttaaaatttaaaagactaaaatattcgacttaaaattttcaaagactGATCTAAATAattactctattttttattttaagatgtAAATTTTCAAAGACTGATATGAATAattactctattttttatttcaagatGTAAAAATGGAATTTTAAATCGCCAAAGTCATAAAGAGGATAACAAATTGAAAGAGAGAGTGAAATTTTAATGACTTTCATATTAAACATATTATAATGGGATCGAGTTATGCTATATAGAAAAtcttttgtgttttgtgttaaaaataattgataaaaaatgaaaaatataaattacaaaacAATTGTCTTGTATACTATAAGAAagaatttaagaaaaagatgtacataaaaatttgtgttaatattatttttcaaaatgattCTATACTTAATGATTGTATCATTTTAAAAATGCTTTTAATcaatcttaaaatatttatcctatacctaattattattattattatgggtttatttatttatttattaattgatCAATTTAATGCTCAACAATTCAACTTGTAATTGTTCGAACAGTACAGCAGAAGAAAATATTTCACCAAGTATAGTTAATGAAATCCATATTAGTTTGGACGGGAGTGGTAAGTAACATATTGGCATATGTCTGATGAGGATTGATGCAGcgcaaaattcaaatttagagGATGAGAATACAGTGGTGGATGAAACTGGATTGGAAGATGAAGGGGCTGTAAATAATTTGGAAGATTCAGAGGGCTCAGAGCAGGATGTAAATAGTGAAACTAATCAAGATGAGCACAGAGAAAGTTGGGATAAAAATATGGCTAAAAATGGAGCTGCTTAAGATCTGGCAGGCAAATCAGGAGCTGTTTTATATGACAAGGATGGAGACATTATGGCTATTCTTCGACCTCAGAATGAAGTATTGGTACAAAAAGAAGACAAGCAAAACAGAAAGAGAAAGCAGGAAGGAGCCGCCCCAAAAACCAGAATAAGGTGCATAATAAAGTTTTTAAATAATCTTAGTTCGTGGAATATGAGGGTTTTAGGGGGTGTTGGAAAGTGGAAAATGGTAAATATTTAAGCGtaaaaataatgtgaatatGTTAGAATTGATAGAGATAAAGAATGAGGTGATTACTAAGTTTGATGTAGTGCAAAATGATGCGATGGATTTGGAATTTGTGGGATCGGAAGGTGCTTCTATAGGTTTATTAATAATGGAGGGATGATATGATATTTAAGTTGAGTAATTGTCACAAAGAGGAGAGATGGTTGTGTTTACAAGGGGAATTGACAAACAATAATTTTCATTTGTGTGGTTTGCTTGGTGTATAGTGCGTATACAAGGGAAAAGGAGCTTGCTATGTGGGAAGagttgagtttttttttatcGAGAATATGTCAAGTTCCTCTTTGCTACATAGGTGTCTTCAATGAGGTTGTGCAGTTAGAAGAAAGGAAAAGCGCTAGTGTGTTAAGAGCAATATGAAACTGGTGGATATAAAGCTGAATGACCATAAGTTTGCGTGCTTCAGGAGTCAATCTTGCAGTCGATTTGATAGAATGTTGGTGAGTTTGATTTTATTGTTATCATTTGGAGGACTTAGGTAAAAAAGAATGACAGAATCTTTAGGAATTAAGAAACGGACCTTACAGGAGTAGTCAACAGATCgattaaaaattacaaagagTAGAGTGATATTTGATCTTTTGGTTGTTGATGGCTTTTACcgaagaagattaagaattagtttattttatctatttaataCTTTTCTGTTGATATTCCACCTTATTGTGTTAaactttttgtttcaaaaaaaaaaatccaacttGTAATTATTGCTGGTATCTGCAAGTTTAAGAATAACATGAACATAGTTATATATTTGAGTGGTAACATAGATGTTAAATTTGTCGTCTAGCGAAAGGGACCACAGGAGTATGTAGCAGGCTTTTTCATCGGAGGTTATCTCCTGTGAGTTGAAGTAGCCATGCATTCTCCATTTCTCTCGATTTGGAGGGACACAGGAGATACAtgcatagaataaaaaaaaagaaaaacattatatatgtaattattgAAGCGTTGCTAGGCGGCTAGCGCGGACAAATAAAAAAGCTTCACCATTGTTACTTCAACGTACGGTACGTTACACACACCACGCTCTAACACTACTATGTGTGTACTGGCTAGCTACTAGTATAGTACTTATTATTATGGGAAATACTAGGTAGACAATGATCTTGTTGAATAATATAAACAAcggattttaaaaattagtctaATTAGATTATTAACACAGTATACCTGTATATACTTCCtctcccaaatcctaattttaatCATCTTAATTACTAACATCATAGTCATCCCACCCACTCCTCCCCTTTTTTGACCTAGCAGTAAaaactttttctctttttcactaTTCAAACAGCATTCAGAAAGTAGTAGTCTTCCCCTACCCCCAATTGAAACAACATTGACAAAAGAGGACATTCCCACATCCGGCGCTTCTTCTCTACTGCATCCTGTCGTCCATCCCGTCCCTCGCCGAACCGACTATCCCCCGGGTGTCTCCATTGTGAAGACGAGCAGCAGCAGGTAAACCTCCTGTCGCCGTCGCGTGGAAGTCGCCCAGCCGCCACCCGCGTTGTCTTTTAACAGCCATCTCCCGAGGTTGGATCCCCTGTATGTCCGCGCCGCTTGGAGTCTTCCTCGGATAAAACCAGAGCAACCGTGGTGTGTGTTTGCTTGCCTCTATTGAAGCTTAGTCCCCCGATAGCCATTTCTTCAAGGTTTAGATGTTCATAGTAATTTTTATGTTATGGTTGCATAGAAGGATTTTGCTGCTTGTGGGAATTTCTGGGCCTGTTTGACTTCTTCTAGTGTTTGTTAACATAAGGAAACTAAAAAGAATAATGATCCGTACATGTTGTTGAGGATCCGATTTTTCGCGTCTTGATTTTTAATGGTTGACTGTTTTGGGTTTGTTTTGTAACCGAGTATTAATAAGTCAGCAATTGGTGTGAAGCATGTGCTTTAAATTTGTTGCTTTGTGAGTTGTTTAATCTCTCTAAGTCGGATGGTCATTTCTATACATAAACGGATGGTTTAATTTTTTGCACAGTTGTTTGAAATTTGGTTGAGGATGTTAACTTTTTTTCCTTCTAATACCTAACTTAAAAGGGTGTCACATTTGAATAATTGTTCAATTCTCTGATCAtgcatatttgattttgaagagaTAGGTTTGAATTGGTATCCTGCTTATTTATTTAAGGAAAAAATTGTAAGTATAATTTGgaatcaatttatatttttctagtCTTAGCTGAAAGtgtattttacttttttctC
This portion of the Arachis duranensis cultivar V14167 chromosome 6, aradu.V14167.gnm2.J7QH, whole genome shotgun sequence genome encodes:
- the LOC107495318 gene encoding pentatricopeptide repeat-containing protein At5g16420, mitochondrial; its protein translation is MSRSTHILHHSHPFFTSAATSAAITAAASPAPTTLTSFTVTPPVHPWPRRLTPKTLASLISRQHDPNLSLQIFHYALTHHPNSNNNHLAHHPIPFNAIILKLSRARHFPQIDAILCDSHITDEQPLITLIRGYGLAGRPKLALRTFTRIESFGIQPSTKALNATLNALVQCKRYDLAHFVFKNSMAKFRVVPNVVSCNILLKALCKGNNVDAAVRVLDEMPAIGVVPNVVSYTTVLGGYALRGDMRGAKRVFMEILGKGWIPDATTYTVLVSGFCRQGMFVDAIKVMDEMEENGLEPNEVTYSVMIEAYCKGKKSGEALNVLDDMLGKNHVPSSALCCRVVDMLCEEGNVENACEVWRKLLRMNCSRDDAVTGTLVHWLCKKGKVIEARKALDEFGGGAVPSLLTYNTLIAGMCERGELCEAARLWDDMVEKGRVPNAFTYNMLIKGFCKVGNVKEGIRILEEMFESGCLPDKSTYTILIDGLSCARGMMEEINKVVALAVSAGADDDMWDIFLKSVANNLNLNAAEFDRILLESVS